A window from Pseudomonas kribbensis encodes these proteins:
- a CDS encoding AraC family transcriptional regulator, with protein MRERTIASHFARAALVGARRRGFDYSGLLLQLGISPELLDEPRARIAPELFTQLIQNLWQALDDECLGFGNAPSKTGSFAMMCHAIIHCRSLEKALQRGLLFYSLFPEAPRLSLSHEDEWVRLSLDDSQLWDPDHFLSESLLVIWHRLGSWLIGQRIRLEQASFSYPKPAHGAEYDLLFSCPLAFSAPQSSLVFHSRYLHMPLLQDERTLKHFLERSPADLLSRPDDGNSLSSRLRRLLSHDSARWPDLEAVAAHLHISPQTLRRHLREEGTSFQELKDQLRRDIAIYHLGRADLSLQQIAEQLGFSEPSAFHRAFKKWTGLTPGAYRAQV; from the coding sequence ATGCGCGAACGCACCATCGCCAGTCACTTCGCCCGTGCCGCCCTCGTCGGCGCGCGCCGTCGCGGGTTCGATTATTCGGGCTTGCTGCTGCAACTGGGCATCAGTCCCGAACTGCTCGACGAGCCCCGTGCGCGGATCGCCCCGGAACTGTTCACCCAACTGATCCAGAACCTGTGGCAGGCCCTGGACGACGAATGCCTGGGCTTCGGCAACGCGCCCAGCAAGACCGGCAGTTTCGCCATGATGTGCCACGCCATCATCCATTGCCGCAGCCTGGAAAAGGCTCTGCAGCGCGGCTTATTGTTTTATAGCCTATTCCCCGAGGCCCCGCGCCTGAGCCTGAGCCATGAAGACGAATGGGTGCGCCTGAGCCTCGACGATTCGCAATTGTGGGATCCGGATCACTTTCTCTCCGAGAGCCTGCTGGTGATCTGGCATCGCCTCGGCAGTTGGCTGATCGGCCAGCGGATTCGTCTGGAACAGGCAAGTTTCAGCTACCCGAAACCGGCGCACGGGGCGGAATACGATTTGCTGTTCTCGTGTCCGCTGGCGTTTTCGGCGCCGCAAAGCAGTCTGGTGTTTCACAGTCGCTATCTGCACATGCCGCTGTTGCAGGACGAGCGCACCCTCAAGCACTTTCTCGAACGCTCCCCCGCCGACCTGCTGTCTCGCCCGGACGACGGCAACAGCCTCAGCAGCCGATTGCGCCGCCTGCTCAGTCACGACAGCGCGCGCTGGCCGGACCTGGAAGCCGTAGCGGCGCACCTGCACATCAGCCCGCAAACCCTGCGCCGGCATTTGCGCGAGGAAGGCACCAGTTTTCAGGAGTTGAAGGATCAGTTGCGCCGGGACATTGCGATCTATCACCTGGGGCGGGCGGATCTGTCGTTGCAACAGATTGCCGAACAGCTCGGATTTTCCGAACCGTCGGCGTTCCATCGGGCGTTCAAGAAGTGGACGGGGCTGACGCCGGGGGCGTATCGGGCGCAGGTGTGA
- a CDS encoding SprT family zinc-dependent metalloprotease, whose product MPEQLNTRVEDCFQLAESFFKRPFKRPVVSLKLRGQKAGVAHLHENLLRFNPQLYRENTEHFLKQTVAHEVAHLIAHQLFGDRIQPHGEEWQLIMRGVYELPPDRCHTYEIKRRSVTRYIYKCPCADSDFPFSAQRHSLVRQGRRYLCRRCRNTLVFSGEMRVE is encoded by the coding sequence ATGCCCGAGCAACTCAATACCCGCGTCGAAGACTGTTTCCAACTCGCTGAATCCTTTTTCAAACGTCCTTTCAAACGCCCCGTGGTGAGCCTCAAGCTGCGCGGGCAAAAAGCCGGGGTCGCGCATCTGCACGAGAACCTGCTGCGCTTCAATCCGCAGCTGTACCGGGAGAACACCGAGCATTTCCTCAAACAGACCGTGGCCCACGAAGTCGCGCACCTGATCGCCCATCAACTGTTCGGCGACCGCATCCAGCCCCATGGCGAGGAGTGGCAACTGATCATGCGCGGCGTCTACGAGCTGCCGCCGGATCGCTGCCATACGTATGAGATCAAACGCCGCAGCGTGACCCGCTATATCTACAAATGCCCGTGTGCGGACAGCGATTTTCCGTTTTCGGCCCAGCGCCATAGTCTGGTCAGGCAGGGGCGACGGTATCTGTGCCGCCGATGCCGGAATACGCTGGTGTTCAGTGGCGAGATGCGGGTCGAGTGA
- a CDS encoding CaiB/BaiF CoA transferase family protein codes for MSAPLASLKILDFSTLLPGPFASLLLADMGAEVLRIESPTRLDLLRVLPPHDHGISASHAYLNRNKRSLALDLKQPEALELVKQLLADYDIVLEQFRPGVMERLGLGYEALKAINPKLIYVSITGYGQTGPYKDRAGHDINYLALAGLSSYTGRADSGPLPLGMQVADIAGGSLHGVIGLLAAVISRQQTGQGTHLDVSMTDCAFSLNAMAGAGYLACGEEPGWEDQMLNGGSFYDCYRSRDGRWMSVGSLEPAFMQQLCAALGRPELAAQGLSPKPEQQLALKDALKVEFEKHDFAELCELFAGIDACVEPVLNLGEAVQHPQLQARELVTQVPRGDGSSQAQIACPLKFSEALPPPRHVGAAPGQHTDQVLGELGLSVERIAELRRAKVIA; via the coding sequence ATGTCTGCACCGCTGGCCTCACTGAAGATTCTGGATTTCTCGACCCTGCTGCCGGGACCGTTCGCCTCGCTGCTGCTGGCGGACATGGGCGCCGAGGTGCTGCGCATCGAATCGCCGACCCGCCTCGATTTGCTGCGGGTGTTGCCGCCTCACGATCACGGGATTTCGGCCAGCCACGCCTACCTGAATCGCAATAAACGCAGTCTGGCGCTGGATCTCAAACAGCCCGAGGCGCTGGAGCTGGTGAAGCAGTTGCTGGCGGACTACGACATCGTACTGGAGCAGTTTCGCCCCGGCGTGATGGAGCGGCTGGGGCTGGGCTACGAGGCGCTGAAGGCGATCAACCCGAAGCTGATTTATGTGTCGATCACCGGATACGGCCAGACCGGGCCGTACAAGGATCGCGCCGGCCACGACATCAACTATCTGGCGCTGGCCGGGCTCTCCAGTTACACCGGGCGCGCCGACAGCGGGCCGTTGCCGCTGGGCATGCAGGTGGCGGATATCGCGGGTGGCTCGCTGCACGGGGTGATCGGCCTGTTGGCGGCGGTGATTTCCCGCCAGCAAACCGGGCAGGGCACACACCTGGACGTGAGCATGACCGACTGCGCCTTCAGTCTGAATGCCATGGCTGGCGCCGGGTATCTGGCCTGCGGCGAGGAGCCGGGCTGGGAGGATCAGATGCTCAATGGTGGCAGCTTCTACGACTGCTACCGCTCCCGCGACGGGCGCTGGATGTCGGTGGGCAGCCTGGAGCCGGCGTTCATGCAGCAACTGTGTGCGGCGCTGGGGCGGCCGGAGCTGGCGGCGCAGGGTTTGTCACCCAAGCCTGAGCAGCAGCTGGCGCTCAAGGATGCCTTGAAGGTCGAGTTCGAGAAGCATGACTTTGCCGAACTGTGCGAGCTGTTCGCCGGCATCGATGCCTGCGTCGAACCGGTGTTGAACCTGGGCGAGGCGGTGCAGCATCCGCAGTTGCAGGCGCGGGAGCTGGTGACTCAGGTGCCCCGTGGTGATGGCTCGTCACAAGCGCAGATCGCTTGCCCGCTGAAGTTTTCCGAAGCGTTGCCGCCGCCGCGACATGTCGGCGCGGCGCCGGGGCAGCATACGGATCAGGTGTTGGGGGAGTTGGGCTTGAGTGTTGAGCGCATTGCCGAACTGCGGCGGGCCAAAGTGATCGCCTGA
- a CDS encoding dicarboxylate/amino acid:cation symporter has protein sequence MTTRQPLYKSLYFQVIVAICIGIALGHYYPQFGVAVKPLGDGFIKLIKMIIAPIIFCTVVSGIAGMQSMKSVGKTGGYALLYFEIVSTIALLVGLIVVNIVQPGNGMHIDVATLDASKVATYVQQGADQSVVGFLLNVIPTTIVGAFATGDILQVLMFSVIFGFALHRLGAYGKPILDFIDRFAHVMFNIINMIMKLAPIGAFGAMAFTIGAYGVGSLVQLGQLMACFYITCLAFILIVLGAIARMHGFSVLKMIRYIREELLIVLGTSSSESVLPRMLIKMERLGAKKSVVGLVIPTGYSFNLDGTAIYLTMAAVFIAQATDTHMDITHQITLLVVLLLSSKGAAGVTGSGFIVLAATLSAVGHLPVAGLALILGIDRFMSEARALTNLVGNAVATIVVAKWVKELDTDVLDAELASGGRGIVDQRHEDDLGVAEGPTPSNVK, from the coding sequence ATGACGACTCGTCAGCCACTGTACAAATCCCTGTATTTCCAGGTGATCGTCGCAATCTGTATCGGTATTGCGCTCGGTCACTACTACCCGCAGTTCGGCGTGGCCGTAAAGCCGCTGGGTGACGGGTTCATCAAACTGATCAAGATGATCATCGCTCCAATCATCTTCTGCACCGTGGTCAGCGGCATCGCCGGCATGCAGAGCATGAAATCGGTCGGCAAGACCGGCGGTTACGCGCTCCTGTACTTCGAAATCGTTTCGACCATCGCCCTGCTGGTCGGCCTGATCGTGGTCAACATCGTGCAGCCGGGCAACGGCATGCACATCGACGTCGCTACCCTCGACGCCTCGAAAGTCGCCACCTACGTGCAGCAAGGCGCTGACCAGAGCGTTGTCGGCTTCCTGCTCAACGTGATCCCGACCACCATCGTCGGCGCGTTCGCCACCGGTGACATCCTGCAAGTGCTGATGTTCTCGGTGATCTTCGGTTTCGCCCTGCACCGCCTGGGTGCCTACGGCAAGCCGATCCTGGACTTCATCGATCGCTTCGCCCACGTGATGTTCAACATCATCAACATGATCATGAAGCTCGCGCCGATCGGTGCCTTCGGTGCGATGGCGTTCACCATCGGCGCCTACGGTGTCGGCTCGCTGGTGCAGCTGGGTCAACTGATGGCGTGCTTCTACATCACTTGCCTGGCGTTCATCCTGATCGTGCTGGGTGCCATCGCCCGCATGCACGGCTTCAGCGTGCTGAAGATGATCCGCTACATCCGTGAAGAGCTGCTGATCGTACTCGGCACTTCCTCGTCGGAATCGGTACTGCCACGCATGCTGATCAAGATGGAGCGTCTGGGCGCGAAGAAATCGGTAGTGGGTCTGGTGATCCCGACCGGTTACTCGTTCAACCTCGACGGTACTGCGATCTACCTGACCATGGCGGCCGTGTTCATCGCTCAGGCGACCGACACCCACATGGACATCACTCACCAGATCACCCTGCTGGTGGTGTTGCTGCTGTCCTCCAAAGGCGCCGCCGGTGTGACCGGTTCGGGCTTCATCGTGCTGGCCGCCACCCTGTCGGCGGTAGGTCACCTGCCGGTGGCCGGTCTGGCACTGATCCTGGGTATCGACCGCTTCATGTCCGAAGCCCGCGCCCTGACCAACCTGGTCGGCAACGCCGTTGCGACCATTGTTGTGGCCAAGTGGGTCAAGGAACTGGACACCGACGTACTGGACGCCGAGCTGGCCTCGGGCGGTCGCGGTATCGTCGACCAGCGTCACGAAGACGACCTGGGTGTGGCCGAAGGCCCGACCCCGAGCAATGTGAAGTAA